A region of Dictyostelium discoideum AX4 chromosome 1 chromosome, whole genome shotgun sequence DNA encodes the following proteins:
- a CDS encoding hypothetical protein (Slime mold (D.discoideum) transposon DIRS-1, complete, clone SB41): protein MTGIHKLLPSSAKYKEIWGANQVSKHLSTIKVIPKYIYTALLNKTLVLCKMFGLSRSSDLVKWSFKGLIISTDSIKGLVINAKEQRSGVNEGEPLQVNDISSIVLSTLSSSGIDTGKFKSHSTRSAMASLLLFNNVLFHVVKKMGRWKSNDTVDTFYDKRIIGEKSGGIFIDTVVQIN from the exons ATGACTGGTATTCACAAGTTGCTCCCTTCATCTGCAAAGTATAAAGAGATATGGGGTGCAAATCAAGTATCCAAGCACTTGTCTACTATCAAAGTTATCCCCAAGTACATATACACTGCGCTATTAAACAAGACACTTGTACTCTGTAAAATGTTTGGTTTATCAAGATCATCAGACTTGGTGAAGTGGTCATTCAAAGGTCTCATTATTAGTACTGACTCAATCAAAGGTCTAGTTATCAATGCTAAAGAACAAAGAAGTGGTGTT AATGAGGGTGAACCGCTCCAAGTTAATGATATTAGTTCAATTGTATTATCAACACTCTCAAGCTCAGGTATTGACACTGGAAAGTTCAAATCTCACTCTACCCGTTCCGCTATGGCTTCTCTGCTGTTGTTCAATAACGTTCTGTTCCATGTTGTCAAGAAGATGGGTCGCTGGAAATCAAACGATACTGTAGATACTTTCTACGATAAAAGAATCATTGGTGAAAAATCTGGTGGTATTTTCATTGATACTGTcgttcaaataaattaa